The following coding sequences are from one Halorubrum sp. BOL3-1 window:
- a CDS encoding glycosyltransferase family 4 protein: protein MRVALVLAGDIDSASGGFYYDRRLRDRLRERGHAVAVVSLPRGSYRERLAPNLRARRLADRLSGFDVVVEDGLAHPSVLAVNRRVDVPTVALVHMIAWRARAARRTTETDVAGRVRTEIGRRGVAAVERCFLRGVDAAVYNAETTRRDAAGLGGPDRYLVAPPAGDRFEPAIEASGIRTRARSGPLEVTFLGNVVPRKGLDALVGGVARLDPDEVDWRLTVVGDRTVARDYAQSVADAAATAGIDDRIRFAGRLDDEAVAARLRESHVLAVPSRYEPFGMVYLEAMGFGCVPLATTAGGAAEFVRDGESGLLASPDDPCAVARALRDLDDRDRLAEMGVAARRDYEARPGWPETLDRVVDFLETEADAAAAGRRKPREAEP from the coding sequence ATGCGCGTCGCCCTCGTGCTCGCCGGCGACATCGACTCGGCGTCCGGCGGCTTCTACTACGACCGTCGGCTCCGCGACCGCCTCCGCGAGCGCGGACACGCGGTCGCGGTCGTCTCGCTCCCGCGGGGGTCCTACCGGGAGCGCCTCGCGCCGAACCTCCGCGCCCGCCGGCTCGCGGACCGGCTCTCCGGGTTCGACGTCGTCGTCGAGGACGGGCTGGCGCACCCGTCGGTGCTCGCTGTCAACCGCCGGGTTGACGTCCCGACCGTCGCCCTCGTCCACATGATCGCCTGGCGGGCGCGGGCGGCTCGGAGAACGACGGAAACGGACGTCGCGGGGCGCGTCCGCACCGAAATCGGTCGTCGGGGTGTCGCGGCTGTCGAGCGCTGCTTCCTTCGGGGGGTCGACGCCGCGGTGTACAACGCCGAGACGACTCGGCGCGACGCGGCCGGACTCGGCGGTCCGGACCGGTACCTGGTCGCGCCGCCGGCCGGCGACCGATTCGAGCCGGCGATCGAAGCGTCCGGGATCCGAACGCGGGCGCGATCCGGGCCGCTTGAGGTGACGTTCCTCGGCAACGTCGTCCCGCGGAAGGGACTCGACGCGCTCGTCGGCGGCGTCGCCCGGCTCGACCCGGACGAGGTCGACTGGCGGCTGACGGTCGTCGGTGACCGGACCGTCGCGCGCGATTACGCTCAGTCCGTCGCGGACGCGGCCGCGACGGCCGGGATCGACGACCGGATCCGCTTCGCCGGCCGACTCGACGACGAGGCGGTCGCGGCGCGGCTCCGCGAGAGCCACGTCCTGGCGGTCCCCTCGCGCTACGAGCCGTTCGGGATGGTCTATCTGGAGGCGATGGGGTTCGGCTGCGTCCCGCTGGCGACGACCGCGGGCGGGGCGGCCGAGTTCGTCCGCGACGGGGAGTCCGGGCTCCTCGCATCGCCCGACGACCCCTGCGCCGTCGCTCGGGCGCTCCGGGATCTCGACGACCGCGACCGACTGGCCGAGATGGGCGTCGCCGCGCGCCGCGACTACGAGGCGCGGCCCGGGTGGCCCGAGACGCTCGACCGCGTGGTCGACTTCTTGGAGACCGAGGCCGACGCGGCTGCCGCCGGCCGACGGAAGCCGAGAGAGGCGGAGCCGTGA
- a CDS encoding ATP-dependent helicase, which yields MSESTDRGDEATARALLRDAVERGAIADPDFDSESVPIDDADVLTRLSPPVRRWWVERFGGYVVENGGFFTPPQRKAIPHVDEGENCLVAAPTGSGKTLASFIAVLDDLFERDRAGDLENSVYCLYVSPLKSLANDIERNLEAPLAGIGEAIATAEGESGDDADDPGVRQAIRHGDTSKADRQAMLSETPHVLNTTPETLAILLNSPKFKEKLRTVEYVIVDEIHSLAANKRGTHLSVSLERLTELIAAGDDAESAAGPPTRIGCSATVEPLDGIASFLVGRERVAGETGDVDGFETRSCEVVDARFSREFDLELRTPAADLIHTPRSTVTDRFYDDLRGLIESHENTLVFTNSRSGAERTLQELRQRFDYDESDSGCHHGSLGESQRTRVEEGLKAGDLDAVTTSTSLELGIDMPHLDLVVQVGSPKSVAALLQRVGRAGHSPGETVEGRVFALDRDELIECATLLARAEAGFVDRVFPPEGAYDVAAQHVYGMAINRIRPDRQVREVLRRAHPYRGFDAAAYERLLRYLTADYDGLESKNVYPKVWRDANDPPDGEHHHPEFPVGETLVGKRGRLARVIYMTNIGTIPDSFTCDVFTRGDEWVGTLDESYLDTLDAGDVFALGGERFAFRYRRGSKVYADRTSERPTVPSWFAERLPLSADLAREVLAFQAELLDRLAGDDPNAGPAAVRAWLREFPLDGNAVRALARMYDEQVRYAGPAGVSTPDRLVVEEELDRSEYKRRFYVHAVSGRRFNDGLSRLVAAEAANRTDANVAVAVADRGFSLALPLNRKVDVAGILADLDPETVREDLREAVRGTDLLQRYFRIDAGRSLMILKRYKGYEKSAAEQQVSAEMLLSFAADLEEFAVLEETYRELLEDRLDVAGIREVVGRISADELAVEHRVVDSPSPLAFGLATLVDSDTVIADDESAVLREFHARVMEEIDEAPRTTEDGETADPDAEPPTDRRTD from the coding sequence GTGAGCGAGTCCACGGACCGCGGCGACGAGGCGACCGCGCGGGCACTCCTCCGAGACGCGGTCGAGCGCGGCGCGATCGCGGACCCCGACTTCGACTCGGAGTCGGTCCCGATCGACGACGCCGACGTCCTCACACGGCTCTCGCCGCCGGTCCGTCGCTGGTGGGTCGAGCGGTTCGGCGGGTACGTCGTCGAGAACGGCGGCTTCTTCACGCCGCCCCAGCGGAAGGCCATCCCCCACGTCGACGAGGGAGAGAACTGTCTCGTCGCGGCGCCGACGGGGAGCGGCAAGACGCTCGCCTCCTTCATCGCGGTCCTCGACGACCTGTTCGAACGCGACCGCGCCGGCGACCTGGAGAACTCGGTCTACTGTCTGTACGTCTCGCCGCTGAAGTCGCTCGCGAACGACATCGAGCGCAACCTCGAAGCCCCGCTCGCGGGAATCGGTGAGGCGATCGCGACCGCGGAGGGAGAGAGCGGAGACGACGCCGACGACCCCGGCGTCAGGCAGGCGATCCGCCACGGCGATACCTCGAAGGCGGACCGACAGGCGATGCTCTCTGAGACGCCACACGTCCTCAACACCACGCCGGAGACGCTCGCGATCCTGCTCAACTCACCGAAGTTCAAGGAGAAGCTCCGCACCGTCGAGTACGTGATCGTCGACGAGATCCACTCGCTGGCCGCGAACAAGCGCGGCACCCACCTCTCGGTGTCGCTGGAACGGCTGACCGAGCTGATCGCAGCGGGGGACGACGCGGAGTCCGCCGCCGGTCCGCCGACGAGAATCGGTTGCTCAGCGACCGTCGAACCGCTCGACGGGATCGCCTCGTTCCTCGTCGGTCGCGAGCGCGTCGCGGGCGAGACGGGGGATGTCGACGGCTTCGAGACCCGGTCCTGCGAGGTGGTCGACGCGCGGTTCTCCCGCGAGTTCGACCTCGAACTCCGGACCCCCGCGGCCGACCTGATCCACACGCCGCGGTCGACGGTGACCGACCGGTTCTACGACGACCTCCGCGGTCTGATCGAGTCCCACGAGAACACGCTCGTGTTCACGAACTCGCGATCGGGCGCGGAGCGGACCCTCCAGGAACTCCGACAGCGGTTCGACTACGACGAGTCCGACTCGGGGTGTCATCACGGCAGCCTCGGGGAAAGCCAGCGGACCCGCGTCGAGGAGGGGCTGAAGGCCGGCGACCTCGACGCGGTCACCACCTCGACGAGCCTCGAACTCGGCATCGACATGCCCCACCTCGACTTGGTCGTCCAGGTCGGCTCACCGAAATCGGTCGCGGCGCTGCTCCAGCGCGTCGGCCGCGCGGGCCACAGCCCCGGCGAGACCGTCGAAGGACGGGTGTTCGCCCTCGACCGCGACGAGCTGATCGAGTGCGCCACGCTGCTCGCGCGCGCCGAGGCGGGGTTCGTCGACCGCGTGTTCCCGCCCGAGGGCGCCTACGACGTCGCCGCCCAACACGTGTACGGGATGGCGATAAACCGGATCCGACCCGACCGCCAGGTCCGCGAGGTGCTGCGTCGGGCGCACCCGTATCGGGGCTTCGACGCCGCCGCCTACGAGCGACTGCTGCGGTACCTCACCGCCGACTACGACGGGCTGGAGTCGAAGAACGTCTACCCGAAGGTGTGGCGCGACGCGAACGACCCGCCCGACGGCGAACATCACCACCCCGAGTTCCCGGTCGGCGAGACGCTCGTCGGGAAGCGCGGCCGGCTCGCACGGGTCATCTACATGACGAACATCGGGACGATCCCCGACTCGTTCACCTGCGACGTGTTCACGCGCGGCGACGAGTGGGTCGGCACGCTCGACGAGTCGTACCTCGACACGCTGGACGCCGGCGACGTGTTCGCGCTCGGCGGCGAGCGGTTCGCGTTCCGCTACCGCCGCGGATCGAAGGTGTACGCCGACCGCACGAGCGAGCGCCCGACGGTCCCTTCGTGGTTCGCGGAGCGTCTCCCCCTCTCCGCGGACCTCGCCCGCGAGGTGCTGGCGTTCCAGGCCGAACTCCTCGACCGACTCGCCGGGGACGACCCGAACGCCGGTCCCGCCGCGGTCCGCGCGTGGCTCCGGGAGTTCCCCCTCGACGGGAACGCCGTCCGGGCGCTCGCCCGCATGTACGACGAGCAGGTCCGATACGCGGGCCCGGCGGGCGTCTCGACGCCCGACCGCCTCGTCGTCGAGGAGGAACTCGACCGGAGCGAGTACAAGCGCCGCTTCTACGTCCACGCCGTCTCCGGCCGGCGGTTCAACGACGGGCTGTCGCGGCTGGTCGCCGCCGAGGCCGCGAACCGGACCGACGCCAACGTCGCGGTCGCGGTCGCGGACCGCGGGTTCTCGCTCGCGCTCCCGCTGAACCGCAAGGTCGACGTGGCGGGGATTCTGGCCGACCTCGACCCCGAGACGGTCCGCGAGGACCTCCGCGAGGCCGTTCGGGGGACCGACCTGCTCCAGCGCTACTTCCGGATCGACGCCGGGCGCTCGCTCATGATCCTGAAGCGGTACAAGGGCTACGAGAAGTCCGCCGCCGAACAGCAGGTCTCCGCCGAGATGCTGCTGTCCTTTGCGGCCGACTTGGAGGAGTTCGCCGTGTTGGAGGAGACGTACCGCGAGCTGTTGGAGGACCGCCTCGACGTCGCGGGGATCCGCGAGGTCGTCGGGCGGATCTCGGCGGACGAGTTGGCGGTGGAACACCGCGTCGTTGACTCCCCCAGCCCGCTCGCGTTCGGGCTGGCGACGCTCGTCGACTCGGACACCGTCATCGCCGACGACGAGTCCGCCGTCCTCCGGGAGTTCCACGCCCGGGTGATGGAGGAGATCGACGAGGCGCCGCGGACCACTGAGGACGGCGAGACCGCCGACCCCGACGCCGAACCGCCGACGGACCGACGGACGGACTGA
- a CDS encoding CDP-alcohol phosphatidyltransferase family protein, translating to MSGSEPHAAPPSRLRLQFVAVAALGVLGLTALWRPLGTEWLLAAAPPGAYLTAYAWTNLAANRPPGGGDPRPRIGPANAVTLFRGWLAVALAGAAVAPPPAPWVPVALFAGAVGLDAADGAVARRTGETVLGARLDGATDALAVLVGAAVAVAAGALPAWYLLAGGVWYAYAGSLWRRRRNGAPVYELPPSRVRRFVGVAQFAVVALALLPGVGGADGRPAWLAAFAAVAVAALLASFARDWAAATGRLGRDDPPIAAGRGEK from the coding sequence ATGTCGGGGTCCGAGCCGCACGCAGCCCCGCCATCTCGCCTCCGGCTACAGTTCGTCGCCGTCGCGGCGCTCGGCGTCCTCGGTCTCACCGCGCTGTGGCGTCCGCTCGGTACCGAGTGGCTCCTCGCCGCGGCCCCGCCCGGGGCGTACCTGACGGCGTACGCGTGGACCAACCTCGCGGCGAACCGCCCGCCCGGCGGCGGCGACCCGCGCCCCCGAATCGGCCCGGCGAACGCGGTCACGCTGTTCCGCGGCTGGCTGGCCGTGGCCCTCGCCGGCGCGGCGGTCGCGCCGCCCCCGGCGCCGTGGGTCCCCGTCGCGCTCTTCGCCGGCGCGGTCGGTCTCGACGCGGCGGACGGAGCGGTCGCCCGCCGCACCGGCGAGACGGTTCTCGGCGCGCGGCTCGACGGCGCGACCGACGCGCTGGCCGTCCTCGTCGGCGCCGCGGTCGCGGTCGCGGCCGGCGCGCTCCCGGCCTGGTACCTCCTCGCCGGCGGCGTCTGGTACGCCTACGCCGGGTCGCTGTGGCGGCGCAGACGGAACGGGGCGCCGGTGTACGAACTCCCCCCGAGCCGGGTCAGACGGTTCGTCGGCGTCGCACAGTTCGCCGTCGTCGCGCTCGCGCTCCTGCCGGGCGTCGGCGGTGCGGACGGGCGACCCGCTTGGCTCGCCGCGTTCGCGGCGGTCGCGGTCGCGGCGCTGTTGGCGAGCTTCGCCCGCGACTGGGCGGCCGCGACGGGGCGGCTCGGTCGCGACGATCCGCCGATCGCGGCCGGCCGAGGCGAGAAGTGA